The genomic segment CTACCGCCCAGACACCCGGCGCTTCGGTTTTGCAGTTATCGTCTACGAAAATGAAGCCACGCTCATCCATGGTTACGCCGGAATCCTCGGCCAAGGCGCCGTCGGTGTAAGGACGACGACCAACAGCAACGATCAGCTTGTCGAACTTCGCTTCCTGCTTACCCTTGGAATCCTCGTAGCTGACGTTCACCAGCTTGCGCTTGACCTCAGCACCCGTCATGCGGGCACCGGTGATAATGTTCAGGCCCTGCTTCTTGAACTGCTTGAGCGCATCTTTGGCGACCTGCTGATCCACCGCCGGGAGGAAGCTGTCCTGCGCTTCCAGAACAGTTACTTCTGACCCCAGACGGGCCCAAACGCTGCCAAGCTCAAGACCAATCACCCCGGCGCCAATAACGCCAAGACGCTTGGGTACTTCAGTGAACTCCAGCGCGCCCTCGGAGTCGACGATGTATTCGCCATCAAACGGCGCAGGCGGAATTTCAATCGGCTTGGACCCCGTAGCCAGAATAACGTTGTCAGCTTCGTAGGTCTTGGTCTTGCCGTCTTTATCGGTCACTTCTACCTTGCGACCAGCCAACAGCTTGCCGTGACCATGAATGGAAGTCACGCCGTTGGCCTTGAACAGGCCGGCGATACCGCCGGTCAGCTGCTGCACGATGCCGGCCTTACGCTCCATCATCTTTGCCACATCGATATCAACACCTTTGGTCATGATACCCATGGACTCGTAATCGTGGCTGGCTTCCTCAAATTTGTGAGTCACCTCAAGCAGTGCTTTGGACGGAATACAGCCCACGTTCAGGCAGGTGCCCCCCAGAACCTGGCTTTTACCGTCTTTGCTTGTCCAGGACTCCACACAGGCCGTTTTCAGGCCAAGCTGGGCCGCCTTGATAGCTGCAACGTAACCGCCGGGGCCGGCACCAATGACAATAACATCGAACTTATCGGACATAATCTTTCCTGTTATCAAATTCGTTGAGTGTCAGCTTACACGTCCAGCAGGATACGGGCCGGGTCTTCCAGCATTTCCTTGATCGCAACCAGGAACTGCACCGCTTCCTTACCGTCGATCATACGATGATCGTATGACAGCGCCAGGTACATCATCGGCAGGATTTCAACCTTGCCGTTCACCGCCATCGGGCGCTCCTGGATCTTATGCATACCCAGAATCGCAGTCTGCGGCGGGTTCAGGATCGGCGTGGAGATCAGGGAACCGAAAATACCACCGTTGGTGATGGTGAAGGTGCCGCCGGTCATTTCTTCTATGCCCAACTTGCCTTCCTTCGCCTTGGTACCGTACTCGACAATCTTCTTCTCGATGTCGGCCAGGCCCATGGCGTCGGTGTCGCGCAGAACCGGAACCACCAGGCCGCGGTCTGTGGAAACGGCAACGCCTATGTCCTGGTAGCCATGGTAAACCATGTCGTTACCATCGATGGACGCGTTCACGGCCGGGAAGCGCTTCAGGGCTTCGGTCGCCGCCTTGGTAAAGAACGACATGAAGCCCAGCTTGATGCCGTGGCGCTTCACGAAGCTGTCCTGGTACTGCTTGCGCAGTTCCATGATCGGAGCCATGTTCACTTCGTTGAAGGTGGTCAGCATGGCCGCAGTCTGCTGGGCCTCCACCAGGCGCTTGGCGATGCTGGCACGCAGGCGAGTCATCGGAACACGCTTCTCCGGACGCTCACCATGGGCAACATTTACCTCAGGCATGGCTGCCGGCTTGGCAGCGGCACCACCGGAGGACTTGCTGCTATCCACAAAGTTCTGCACGTCTTCTTTCGTCACACGGCCGTCTTTGCCGGTGCCCTTGACGGAGGCCGGGTCAACGTTATTTTCTTCGGCCAGCTTACGGGCAGCCGGGCTCAGGATGGCGTCGCCGGAAGTTGCAGCCGGGGCTTCTTCTTTCGGCGCCTCAGCCTTGGCTTCAGGCTTGCTCTCTGCCGGCTTGGATTCACCCGCAGCACCTTCCTTGAACTTGCCGATCACCTCACCGCTTTCGCAGGTGTCGCCTTCGCCTTTGATAATCTCTTCAATCACACCATCAGCCGGTGCAACCACTTCAAGCACAACCTTGTCGGTTTCGATATCGACAATCAGCTCGTCACGGGAGCAGGCTTCACCGGGCTGCTTGTGCCAGGTCGCGACGGTGCCTTCGGCAACCGACTCAGGGAAAACGGGGGCTTTAATCTCAGTTGACATTACAAATCCTTAGTTCGGTAGCTCGTCAGATTCCAAACGCGTCGTTAACCAGTTTCTTCTGCTCTTCGATGTGAACAGACATGTGTCCACAAGCAGGAGCAGCAGAAGCTTCACGACCGGCGTACTCAAGGTGCAGTTTCGGGTTCAGGCGCTGCAGTGCGTGCCGCATGTGATGCTGACTGCAGTACCAGGCGCCCTGGTTCATAGGCTCTTCCTGACACCAGACTGCGCTCTTGAGCTTGGTGTACTGGCCCAGAATCTCGTCCAGATCGTCGGCCGGGAACGGATACAGCTGCTCGATACGTACGATAGCGACATCGTCACGCTCGTCGGCTTTCTTCTTCTCCAGAAGATCATAGTAGACTTTGCCGCTACACATGATCACCCGGGTGACTTTCTTCGGATCAGAAGGTTCTTTCTCGGGCAGCACGGTCTGGAAGGTACCTGAAGTCAGGTCGTCCAGGCCGGAGATCGCTTCTTTATGGCGCAGCAAGCTCTTCGGCGTAATGGCAACCAGCGGCTTGCGCAGCGGCCGCTTCACCTGGCGGCGCAGCATGTGGAATATCTGGGACGGCGTAGTGGGCACGCACACCTGGATGTTGTGCTCCGCACACAGCTGCAGGAAGCGCTCCAGACGGGCTGAACTGTGCTCCGGCCCCTGGCCTTCATAGCCATGGGGCAGCAGCAGCGTCAGGCCACACAGGCGGCCCCACTTGTGCTCACCACTGGTCAGGAACTGATCAATAACTACCTGGGCGCCGTTGGCGAAATCACCAAACTGGGCTTCCCAGAGAATCAGTGCGTCCGGCGTGGTGGTCGAATAGCCATATTCGAATGCCATCACGGCTTCTTCGGAAAGCAGCGAGTCGTAGATATCGAACTTGGGCTGGTCGTCTTTCAGGTTCTGCAGGGAAATGTGGGTAGACCCGTCTTTCTGGTTATGCAGAACAGCATGACGATGGGAGAAGGTGCCCCGCCCTACATCCTGACCGGTCAGGCGGATCGGGTGCCCTTCATTCAGCAAGGTGGCGTAGGCCATCATCTCGCCGTAGCCCCAGTTCAGGGAGAGTGCGCCGGCCGTCATCTTTTCGCGATCATTGACGATCTTGGAAACCTGGCGCTGAATACTGAAGCCTTCAGGCACCTCGGTGATCTTCTTACCCAGTTTCTGGATGGTCTTGAGAGGCACACTAGTCTTGCACTTGGCGGTCCACTCATGACCAAGGTACGGAGCCCAATCCACATAGAGTTCCTTGTTGGGCTCCTTCACCAGCGATTTGACCACGTGATCGCCCTTATCGAGCGCATCGCGGTAGTCGGTCTCCATCTGCTTGGCTTCTTCTTCAGTAATCACGCCAGCTTCAACCAGTTGGTCTGCGTACAGGTTGCGGGTGGTCTTGAGCTTGCGGATCTTTTCATACATGAGCGGCTGGGTAGCCGCCGGCTCATCGGCTTCGTTGTGACCGCGGCGGCGGTAGCACACCAGATCAATGACAACGTCCCGCTTGAATTCGTTGCGGTAATCCATGGCCATCTGGGTAACAAACATCACCGCTTCAGGATCGTCTGCGTTTACATGCAGAATCGGCGCCTGAACCATTTTGGCGACGTCTGTGCAGTATTCAGTCGAACGCGCATCTTCCTGCCGGCTAGTGGTAAAACCAACCTGGTTGTTGATCACGATGTGAATGGTACCACCCACGCCGAAGCCCCGGGTCTGGGACATCTGGAAGGTTTCCATCACAACACCCTGACCCGCAAACGCTGCGTCACCGTGCATGACAATTGGCACAACCTTGCTGCCGTCGGTATCGCCACGGCGATCCTGACGGGCGCGTACAGAGCCCACCACTACAGGAGATACAATTTCCAAGTGCGACGGGTTAAACGCCATGGCCAGATGGACTTCGCCACCGGGTGTCATCACGTTGGAAGAGAAACCCTGGTGATATTTCACATCACCGGAGCCCGAATCTGCGAGCTTCTTGCCCTCAAATTCATCAAACAATTCTTTCGGGTTTTTGCCGAGAGTATTAACCAGCACGTTGAGGCGGCCACGGTGGGCCATCCCCAGAACAATTTCTTTGGCGCCGTATGAGCCGGCACGCTGGATCAGCTCATCCAGACATGGAATCAGGCTCTCGCCACCTTCCAGACCAAAGCGTTTTACGCCCGGGTAACGGGAGCCCAGGTACTTCTCCAGACCTTCAGCGGCGGTCAGGCGCTCCAGGATATGCTTGCGGGTCTGAGCTTCATACTCAGGACGCGAGCGCACAGGCTCCATACGCTGCTGGAACCAACGCTTGATGCGAGTGTCTACAACGTGCATGTACTCTGCGCCAATGCTCTCGCAGTAGGTTTGGCGCAGGCCTTGCACGATGTCGCCGAGCTTCATCGTTTCGGAACCGAAGTTCAGGGAACCGGTCTGGAATTCCAGATCAAGATCCGACTCGCCCAACTCGTGGAAAGACGGCTCAAGATCTTCAACAGGCTCACGCTGCCAGACACCCAGGGGGTCAAGCTTGGATTCCTGATGTCCGCGGAAGCGGAACGCGTTGATCAGCTGAAGAACACGAATCTGCTTCTTATCGGCATCTGAGGTGACACTGGCGGGTACGCCACTGCTGGCCAGGAAGCGCTGATTGCGGGAGATATGTTCAAACTGTTCGCGGATGGTTGAGTGGACGATGTCACGGCCATGATAGCCATCAACACTGGGAAGCTTGTCGAAGTAGCTTCGCCACTCTTCAGGAACGGCGTTGGGGTCTGTCAGGTAGGTTTCAAAAAGCTGTTCAACATAGGCCTGATTGCCACCTTGCAGGTGGGAAGTCTGCCATAACTGCTCCATGATGCTTTCGTGCATTTTGAATAGCTCACCTTGGGCTGGTGCGGGGGAGCCGGTATGGTCGGCCAGGGGTAATTCACAGTCAATACGGGTTATTACGGCATGACTTTGGCCACCACACCCAGCAAGGATGTTTTCCGTCCCCAGTGATTTTTTATACTCGGCAACACTGCCCGGCATCCTGGATAAGTCAACCGAAGCAGCGGGCCTAAGTTTGCACTCCATTAAGACCTTTGACTATAAGCCTTTGGTTGAAGGCCCCGCGTAATGCGAGGCCTTCGGGGTACTAAACTGGTGCCGAAACACCAGTATAGCTGGTGCTACAGAATTTGCGCTCAGGTAGCGCGCTGCAGCAACAGGTTCCGAATGTGGCCAATTGCCTTCGTGGGGTTCAGGCCTTTCGGACATACACTGACACAGTTCATGATACCCCGACAGCGGAAGACGCTGAACGGGTCATCCAGATTGGCCAGACGCTCCGCCTGTGCGGTATCACGACTATCCGCAAGGAAGCGATAGGCCTGCAGCAGGCCAGCCGGGCCGATGAATTTGTCCGGGTTCCACCAGAACGACGGGCAGGACGTGGAACAGCAGGCACAGAGAATACACTCGTACAGGCCGTCCAGCTTCTCACGATCTTCCGGAGACTGCAGGCGCTCAATGGCGGGTGCCGGGGTGTCATTCACCAGGTACGGCATCACCTTTTCATACTGCTTGTAGAACAGGCTCATGTCGACCACCAGGTCCCGGATCACCGGCAAACCAGGCAGCGGGCGCAGAACCAGCTTGTTGTTCTTGACCACATCCGACACCGGAGTGATACAAGCCAGGCCGTTCTTGCCATTCATGTTCATACCATCAGAGCCACAGACACCTTCCCGACAGGAACGGCGATAGCTCATGGAAGGATCCCTCTCCTTCACCAGATTCAGAACATCAAGGACCATCAGGTCTTTACCTTCCGGAATCTCAACCTCTACATCCTGCATGTAAGGGGCATTATCGGTTTCCGGATTGTAGCGATACAGGCTTACCAACATTTTCAGGATACCCCCTTAGTAGGTCCGGACTTTCGGCTGGAAAGTCGGAACCGTTTTCGGTGCAAAGTTCACGTCACGCTTGCCAACACGCTTGTCCAGCGGGAAGTACATGGAGTGCTTGAGCCAGTTCTCGTCGTCACGCTCAGTGAAGTCGTTACGGGCGTGGGCACCGCGACTTTCCTTACGCTCGATCGCAGACTTGGCGGTGGCGTAAGCCACTTCGTACAGGTTATCCAGCTCGAGCGCTTCAATACGCGCGGTGTTGAATGCCTTGCTGGTATCGGCCAACTTGGTTTTGCGTACACGCTCACCGATTTCTTCCAGCAGCTTGATACCCTTCTCCATGCTGTCGCCATCGCGGAACACGCCGAAGTAGAGCTGCATGCAGTTCTGCAGATCCTTACGGACCTTGGCCACATCTTCGCCTTCGGAAGCACTATCCAGACGCTCCAGACGGGCCATGGCGCGTTTGATATCTTCTTCGCTGGCACCATCAACCTCGAAACCGCCGCGCAGCTGCTCTTCAATGTGCAGGCCAGCCGCACGACCGAAGACCACCAGATCCAGCAGAGAGTTACCACCCAGACGGTTGGCGCCGTGTACCGATACACAGGCAGCCTCACCGCAGGCAAACAGGCCGGGAATCGGTTTATCGTTGCCGTTTTCATCCTGAGTCAGTGCCTGACCACCTACGTTGGTGGGAACACCACCCATCATGTAGTGACAGGTCGGAACGACCGGGATCGGCTCTTTCACCGGATCAACGTGCGCAAAGGTACGGGACAGCTCACAAATGCCCGGGAGGCGCAGGTTCAGGGTTTCTTCACCCAGGTGATCCAGCTTCAGCAATACGTGATCCTTCTCGGGACCACAACCACGGCCTTCCAGGATTTCCAGAACCATGGAGCGTGCAACCACATCACGGCCAGCAAGGTCTTTGGCGTTCGGAGCATAACGCTCCATGAAGCGCTCACCCTCGGAGTTGATCAGGTAACCACCCTCACCCCGACAACCTTCAGTAACCAGTGTGCCAGCGCCGTGGATACCGGTCGGGTGGAACTGCCACATTTCCATATCCTGCACCGGGAAGCCGGCTCGCAGCGCCATGCCAATACCGTCACCGGTATTGATCATCGCATTGGTGGTAGACGCATAGATGCGGCCAGCACCGCCAGTGGCAAGGACAGTAGCCTTGGATTTGATGTACGCAACTTCACCGGTTTCGATCTCGATGGCTACGACACCAACCACTTCATCCTTGCTGTTTTTGACCAGATCAACCGCATACCACTCATTAAGGAAGGTGGTACCGCCCTTCAGGTTGGCCTGATAAAGCGTGTGCAGCAGGGCGTGACCGGTACGGTCCGCAGCAGCACAGGTACGAGCGGCCTGGGTGGGGTTATCCGGACCCTTGGACTGTCCACCGAACGGACGCTGGTAGATACGGCCCTGCTCGGTACGGGAAAACGGAAGACCCATGTGCTCCAATTCAAATACTGCCTGGGGGCCCACAGAACACATGTACTCGATGGCGTCCTGGTCACCGATATAGTCGGAGCCTTTGACGGTATCGTACATGTGCCAGCGCCAGTCATCGTTAGGATCGGCACTTGCGATCGCACAGGTAATACCGCCCTGGGCGGATACGGTGTGCGAACGGGTCGGAAATACTTTTGTGATACACGCAGTTTTGACGCCAGTCTCGGTCAACTGCAGGGCGGCTCGCATACCGGCACCGCCGCCACCGATAACAATCGCGTCGTAAGACATGGTCTTGATGTTAGCCATCGATTAAAGCCCCCAAAGAATCTGAATGCCCCAGATCAGGTACACAAACATGGTAAGACCGCACAGCGCCTGAACAAGGAAACGGGGCGCCATGGATTTGAGATAATCAGTCGTCACAGTCCAGAGACCAACCCATGCATGGGCACCCAGGGAAAACAGTGCCAACAGGGTAAAAATACGGAACCAGGCCTGGTCGAACAGCGCGCTCCAGGTTTCGTAGTTGATGTCTGTCATCACCATGAAGCCCAGCAGAAACACTGTATAAATAGCCAGTACGTAGGCAGTGACACGCTGGATCAGCCAATCAAAAACGCCACTGCGGCCGAGGTTAGTTACGCTGCTTACCATACCCAGACTCCTGCCAGAATGATGAGAACAATGGAAACCACAACAGTGATCTTCGCGGCGAGGCGACCGCTCTCAAGCTCTTCTGCAATACCCATATCCATCAGCAGGTGCTTAATGCCCGCAACCAGGTGGTACAACAGGGCAGACAGGATGCCCCAGATAATCAGCTTCGCCAGGAAGCTGTCCAGCAGTTCGCTAACCCGGGCGAAACCATCTTCTCCGGACAGGGAGAGATCCAGGCCGTACAACAGGAAGGCAACACCAACAAAAATGATGATGCCGCTGATACGATGCAGGATCGACGTGATGGCAGGCAGCGGGAAATGGAACTTGCCGAGATCGAGATTTACTGGTCGTTTGCTATTCACAGCGCTCTCACACTCTCTCTTGGTTCCGCAGGACCGAAAACCGGCTGCGGATGGTTGGTATGTTGGGATCGGAGGATCGATACGAGACCGATAACCGATTGGTTCAGGAGGGCGGATGGTAACCCGGTAGCTTGCTATGCTGAAGCGTGCATTGAGGTTCATCCCCGATTCCGGGCTACGGATTATAAGGAGACACCCCGGTAATTACAAACTTGCAACAACGCCCAAAGCCTTGGCCACAGGCGCCTCACACCCTCTATAAGCATTATTGACAAATTCAATTTCACCCGTTTGGCACCGTTATTCCGGATATCCCTCATTTACACGCGAAATTTAAATTGCCGCTTTTCGAGACTTGTGCATTGACAAAAAAGGCTGACGCCCTATATTTTGCCGCCAGTTTTGCGATAATACGCGCTTTCTGGCGCATCTACATATGCAGAAAAGCTGTTACAGCTAATCAAACAGGAGAGCACCATGACCGACAGGAAAGCCACGCTCTCGGTGGGAGATAAGTCCATTGAGCTACCGGTTTATTCCGGCACCGTCGGCCCTGACGTTATCGACGTACGCGGCCTAGTCCAGGAAGGCGTTTTTACCTACGATCCGGGTTTTGTATCCACTGCAGCCTGCGAATCCGCCATCACCTACATTGATGGCGCTAAAGGTGTGTTGCTGCACCGCGGTTACCCGATTGACCAGCTGGCCGAGCAGTCTGACTTCCTTGAAGTGTGCTACCTGCTCCTGAACGGCGAGCTGCCCAGCGAAGACGAAAACAAGCGCTTCCACGAAACCATCAAAAACCACACCATGCTGCACGACCAGATGCGTAACTTCTTCAACGGCTTCCGCCGTGACGCGCATCCGATGGCTATCATGTGTGGCGTTGTTGGCGCCCTGTCTGCGTTCTACCACGACCAGATGGACGTAACCGATCCCAAACAGCGTGAAGTAACAGCTCATCGCCTGATTGCCAAGATGCCAACCATCGCGGCCTGGTGCTACAAGTATTCCGTTGGTCAGCCATTCATGTATCCGCGTAACGATCTCTCTTACGCTGAAAATTTCCTGCACATGATGTTTGGCACTCCATGTGAAGAGTACAAGCCGAACCCGGTTCTTGCCAACGCGATGGACAAGATCTTCATTCTGCACGCCGATCACGAGCAGAACGCCTCTACCTCCACCGTCCGTCTGGCCGGCTCTACCGGTGCTAACCCCTATGCCTGTATCGCTTCCGGTATCGCAGCACTCTGGGGGCCCGCCCACGGTGGCGCGAACGAGGCCGTTCTGGACATGCTGGCTGAAATCGGTGACGAGTCCAACATTGAGACGTTCATCGCCAAGGCCAAGGATAAAGATGATCCTTTCCGCCTGATGGGCTTTGGCCACCGGGTGTACAAGAACTTCGACCCGCGCGCCAAGGTTATGGCACAAACCGCTCACGAAGTGCTGAGCGAACTGGGCCTGGAGAACGATCCACTGCTGAAGATCGCCCAGCGCCTGGAAAAGATCGCCCTGGAAGACGAGTACTTCGTGCAGCGCCAGCTGTATCCGAACGTCGACTTCTACTCCGGCATCATCCTGAAAGCTATCGGTATTCCGACTTCCATGTTTACCGTTATCTTTGCGATGTCCCGCACCATTGGCTGGTTCTCACACTGGAACGAAATGGTCAGCGGCAACTACCGCATCGGCCGCCCGCGCCAGCTGTATACCGGCTCGCCAAAGCGCGACTATCCGAAGAAGTAATCCGTTCGGATTGCCCGGAAATGAAAAAAGCCGCTGACCCAGCGGCTTTTTTCGTATCATGGCAATACAAAACTCTCCCAATCCAACGATGACAAGGAGCAGACCATGGCAACCATCGCTTTTATCGGGCTCGGCGTAATGGGCTATCCGATGGCCGGTCACCTGTCGCGAGCAGGTCACAAGGTATCTGTGTGGAACCGCACCGGCGCAAAGGCTCAGCAATGGGCGAAACAGTACCCAGGAAAAGCCTGCAACAGTATTGCAGAAGCGGTCAACAATGCCGATGTGGTACTGACCTGCGTTGGTGCCGACAAAGACCTCGAAGAAGTCTACACAGCCCCTGAGGGGATCATCAGCAATACGCCGGCCACCGCCATTCTGGTAGACCACACCACAGCCTCTGCCGGCATTGCCGAGACCTTGGCTGAAGCCGCGCAGGCCAAGGGTCAGGGTTTCATTGATGCCCCGGTATCCGGCGGCCAGCAAGGGGCTGAAAACGGACTTTTAACCATTATGTGCGGCGGCAGTGATGACGATTTCCGGAAGGTCCAACCGATACTCGAATGCTACGCCCGGGCACTCAACCTGATGGGCCCGGTGGGTAGCGGCCAGAAAACGAAGATGGTCAATCAGATTGCCATTGCCGGCCTGGTTCAGGGTCTGTCAGAAGCCCTGCACTTTGCCGAACAGGCAGAGCTCGATG from the Marinobacter sp. LQ44 genome contains:
- the lpdA gene encoding dihydrolipoyl dehydrogenase, which encodes MSDKFDVIVIGAGPGGYVAAIKAAQLGLKTACVESWTSKDGKSQVLGGTCLNVGCIPSKALLEVTHKFEEASHDYESMGIMTKGVDIDVAKMMERKAGIVQQLTGGIAGLFKANGVTSIHGHGKLLAGRKVEVTDKDGKTKTYEADNVILATGSKPIEIPPAPFDGEYIVDSEGALEFTEVPKRLGVIGAGVIGLELGSVWARLGSEVTVLEAQDSFLPAVDQQVAKDALKQFKKQGLNIITGARMTGAEVKRKLVNVSYEDSKGKQEAKFDKLIVAVGRRPYTDGALAEDSGVTMDERGFIFVDDNCKTEAPGVWAVGDIVRGPMLAHKASEEGVMVAERIAGHKPQVNYDCIPNVIYTFPEVAWVGKTEEQLKAEGEEYNVGSFPFAANGRAMAANAAAGMVKIIADAKTDRILGFHVVGPQASEIVAQGVIAMEFGSSAEDLALTCFAHPTLSESVHEAALAVAGGAIHVANRRKKK
- the odhB gene encoding 2-oxoglutarate dehydrogenase complex dihydrolipoyllysine-residue succinyltransferase, whose protein sequence is MSTEIKAPVFPESVAEGTVATWHKQPGEACSRDELIVDIETDKVVLEVVAPADGVIEEIIKGEGDTCESGEVIGKFKEGAAGESKPAESKPEAKAEAPKEEAPAATSGDAILSPAARKLAEENNVDPASVKGTGKDGRVTKEDVQNFVDSSKSSGGAAAKPAAMPEVNVAHGERPEKRVPMTRLRASIAKRLVEAQQTAAMLTTFNEVNMAPIMELRKQYQDSFVKRHGIKLGFMSFFTKAATEALKRFPAVNASIDGNDMVYHGYQDIGVAVSTDRGLVVPVLRDTDAMGLADIEKKIVEYGTKAKEGKLGIEEMTGGTFTITNGGIFGSLISTPILNPPQTAILGMHKIQERPMAVNGKVEILPMMYLALSYDHRMIDGKEAVQFLVAIKEMLEDPARILLDV
- a CDS encoding 2-oxoglutarate dehydrogenase E1 component, which translates into the protein MHESIMEQLWQTSHLQGGNQAYVEQLFETYLTDPNAVPEEWRSYFDKLPSVDGYHGRDIVHSTIREQFEHISRNQRFLASSGVPASVTSDADKKQIRVLQLINAFRFRGHQESKLDPLGVWQREPVEDLEPSFHELGESDLDLEFQTGSLNFGSETMKLGDIVQGLRQTYCESIGAEYMHVVDTRIKRWFQQRMEPVRSRPEYEAQTRKHILERLTAAEGLEKYLGSRYPGVKRFGLEGGESLIPCLDELIQRAGSYGAKEIVLGMAHRGRLNVLVNTLGKNPKELFDEFEGKKLADSGSGDVKYHQGFSSNVMTPGGEVHLAMAFNPSHLEIVSPVVVGSVRARQDRRGDTDGSKVVPIVMHGDAAFAGQGVVMETFQMSQTRGFGVGGTIHIVINNQVGFTTSRQEDARSTEYCTDVAKMVQAPILHVNADDPEAVMFVTQMAMDYRNEFKRDVVIDLVCYRRRGHNEADEPAATQPLMYEKIRKLKTTRNLYADQLVEAGVITEEEAKQMETDYRDALDKGDHVVKSLVKEPNKELYVDWAPYLGHEWTAKCKTSVPLKTIQKLGKKITEVPEGFSIQRQVSKIVNDREKMTAGALSLNWGYGEMMAYATLLNEGHPIRLTGQDVGRGTFSHRHAVLHNQKDGSTHISLQNLKDDQPKFDIYDSLLSEEAVMAFEYGYSTTTPDALILWEAQFGDFANGAQVVIDQFLTSGEHKWGRLCGLTLLLPHGYEGQGPEHSSARLERFLQLCAEHNIQVCVPTTPSQIFHMLRRQVKRPLRKPLVAITPKSLLRHKEAISGLDDLTSGTFQTVLPEKEPSDPKKVTRVIMCSGKVYYDLLEKKKADERDDVAIVRIEQLYPFPADDLDEILGQYTKLKSAVWCQEEPMNQGAWYCSQHHMRHALQRLNPKLHLEYAGREASAAPACGHMSVHIEEQKKLVNDAFGI
- a CDS encoding succinate dehydrogenase iron-sulfur subunit; the encoded protein is MLVSLYRYNPETDNAPYMQDVEVEIPEGKDLMVLDVLNLVKERDPSMSYRRSCREGVCGSDGMNMNGKNGLACITPVSDVVKNNKLVLRPLPGLPVIRDLVVDMSLFYKQYEKVMPYLVNDTPAPAIERLQSPEDREKLDGLYECILCACCSTSCPSFWWNPDKFIGPAGLLQAYRFLADSRDTAQAERLANLDDPFSVFRCRGIMNCVSVCPKGLNPTKAIGHIRNLLLQRAT
- the sdhA gene encoding succinate dehydrogenase flavoprotein subunit yields the protein MANIKTMSYDAIVIGGGGAGMRAALQLTETGVKTACITKVFPTRSHTVSAQGGITCAIASADPNDDWRWHMYDTVKGSDYIGDQDAIEYMCSVGPQAVFELEHMGLPFSRTEQGRIYQRPFGGQSKGPDNPTQAARTCAAADRTGHALLHTLYQANLKGGTTFLNEWYAVDLVKNSKDEVVGVVAIEIETGEVAYIKSKATVLATGGAGRIYASTTNAMINTGDGIGMALRAGFPVQDMEMWQFHPTGIHGAGTLVTEGCRGEGGYLINSEGERFMERYAPNAKDLAGRDVVARSMVLEILEGRGCGPEKDHVLLKLDHLGEETLNLRLPGICELSRTFAHVDPVKEPIPVVPTCHYMMGGVPTNVGGQALTQDENGNDKPIPGLFACGEAACVSVHGANRLGGNSLLDLVVFGRAAGLHIEEQLRGGFEVDGASEEDIKRAMARLERLDSASEGEDVAKVRKDLQNCMQLYFGVFRDGDSMEKGIKLLEEIGERVRKTKLADTSKAFNTARIEALELDNLYEVAYATAKSAIERKESRGAHARNDFTERDDENWLKHSMYFPLDKRVGKRDVNFAPKTVPTFQPKVRTY
- the sdhD gene encoding succinate dehydrogenase, hydrophobic membrane anchor protein; protein product: MVSSVTNLGRSGVFDWLIQRVTAYVLAIYTVFLLGFMVMTDINYETWSALFDQAWFRIFTLLALFSLGAHAWVGLWTVTTDYLKSMAPRFLVQALCGLTMFVYLIWGIQILWGL
- the sdhC gene encoding succinate dehydrogenase, cytochrome b556 subunit — protein: MNSKRPVNLDLGKFHFPLPAITSILHRISGIIIFVGVAFLLYGLDLSLSGEDGFARVSELLDSFLAKLIIWGILSALLYHLVAGIKHLLMDMGIAEELESGRLAAKITVVVSIVLIILAGVWVW
- the gltA gene encoding citrate synthase; the encoded protein is MTDRKATLSVGDKSIELPVYSGTVGPDVIDVRGLVQEGVFTYDPGFVSTAACESAITYIDGAKGVLLHRGYPIDQLAEQSDFLEVCYLLLNGELPSEDENKRFHETIKNHTMLHDQMRNFFNGFRRDAHPMAIMCGVVGALSAFYHDQMDVTDPKQREVTAHRLIAKMPTIAAWCYKYSVGQPFMYPRNDLSYAENFLHMMFGTPCEEYKPNPVLANAMDKIFILHADHEQNASTSTVRLAGSTGANPYACIASGIAALWGPAHGGANEAVLDMLAEIGDESNIETFIAKAKDKDDPFRLMGFGHRVYKNFDPRAKVMAQTAHEVLSELGLENDPLLKIAQRLEKIALEDEYFVQRQLYPNVDFYSGIILKAIGIPTSMFTVIFAMSRTIGWFSHWNEMVSGNYRIGRPRQLYTGSPKRDYPKK
- a CDS encoding NAD(P)-dependent oxidoreductase; protein product: MTQRLFSYHGNTKLSQSNDDKEQTMATIAFIGLGVMGYPMAGHLSRAGHKVSVWNRTGAKAQQWAKQYPGKACNSIAEAVNNADVVLTCVGADKDLEEVYTAPEGIISNTPATAILVDHTTASAGIAETLAEAAQAKGQGFIDAPVSGGQQGAENGLLTIMCGGSDDDFRKVQPILECYARALNLMGPVGSGQKTKMVNQIAIAGLVQGLSEALHFAEQAELDARKVVDVISKGAAQSWQMENRSGTMIDGEFEHGFAVDWMRKDLAICLEEARKNGSRLPVTALVDQFYGDVQEMGGNRWDTSSLIQRLRKK